In Flavobacterium sp. 83, the genomic window TAACTATGTCCATTTTTTAATTTTAGTTCTTTTACAACTTACAAAAGTAAGGTTTTCTATTTGTTTAATTTACAATAATTGTTCCATACCGTTTTAAATGTTTGTTAATTAATTAAATTTCAATTTTTACTTTCGGTTATGTCCCTTAACTTTACTTTTTCAGGAAATGTTGAGAAATAGCAAAGCATAATTTAAACCACATAAAAATAGATGCTTTTTTCAAAAGCTTGCTGTTTATTATTTCCAAATAAATCCTGTCGAACTACTTTTTTAGAAAATCATTTTTAAATTAAACTTCATACAAATGGCAGCACAGTTGTTTTCACCACTTCAAATAAAAAATACCACACTCAAAAATAGAATTGTTATTTCACCGATGTGCCAATATTCGGCAACAGATGGTTTTGCTAATGACTGGCATTTGGTACATTTGGGTAGTCGTGCCAGCGGCGGAGCAGGATTAATTATTCAGGAAGCGACATCAGTTTCTCCCGAAGGTAGAATTTCCCCAGCTGATTTGGGACTTTGGAAAGACGAACAAATCGAAAAGATGCAAGCGATTAATCGTTTTATTGTGAGTCAGAATTCAGTTCCCGGAATCCAATTGGCGCATGCCGGAAGAAAAGCAAGTGCAGCCGCTCCCTGGGAAGGAGGTAGAAAATTAGACGAAACCCATGGTGGTTGGGATACAGTAGCGCCAAGTGCAATAGCGTATCACGACAATGAAAAAACGCCAATCGCATTAGATAAAACAGGAATTGAAAAAGTAATTTCCGATTTTAAATCAGCTACCAAAAGAGCGCTTCAAGCCGGTTTTCAAGTACTGGAAATTCATGCCGCACATGGCTATTTATTGCATCAATTTCTTTCTCCTTTGTCTAATTTTCGCACAGATGAATATGGAGGAAGTTTCGAAAACCGCATCCGTTTTACTTTAGATATTATAGAAGCAGTACAATCGGAATGGCCGGAAAACCTGCCTTTATTCGTTAGAATTTCTGCTACAGACTG contains:
- a CDS encoding NADH:flavin oxidoreductase/NADH oxidase, with amino-acid sequence MAAQLFSPLQIKNTTLKNRIVISPMCQYSATDGFANDWHLVHLGSRASGGAGLIIQEATSVSPEGRISPADLGLWKDEQIEKMQAINRFIVSQNSVPGIQLAHAGRKASAAAPWEGGRKLDETHGGWDTVAPSAIAYHDNEKTPIALDKTGIEKVISDFKSATKRALQAGFQVLEIHAAHGYLLHQFLSPLSNFRTDEYGGSFENRIRFTLDIIEAVQSEWPENLPLFVRISATDWAEGGWNIEESVQLSKILKEKGVDLIDVSSGGLVSYQQIPLGPSYQVPFAEKIKEETAIRTAAVGLITASAQAEEIIASGKADLVLFARESLRNPNLGLTFAEELQADIQWPKQYERAKIK